One genomic window of Nicotiana sylvestris chromosome 10, ASM39365v2, whole genome shotgun sequence includes the following:
- the LOC104214285 gene encoding purine permease 1-like, giving the protein MEDKGLSTKMRRILLLINCLILAVGVCGGPLMMRLYYVGGGSRVWFSSWLQTGGWPLTLIPLAILYFYRRKSKGADAKVCLITPQIFIASFVLGVGTGIDDFLYSWGGSKLPVSTSSLLLAAQLGFTAVGAFFIVKLKFTPYSINAVILLTVGAVLLGIRSNGDKPAGVTSKAYVLGFIMTLLAAALYGIILPSIELIYLKAKQAITVTLVLEIQMVMCFAATTFCTIGMVANKDFQAISREAIQFNLGEARYYTVIIWTAILWQCFFVGAVGVIYCSSALMSGVIIAVLLPVTEVLAIVFFSEKFSGEKGVSLFLSLWGFVSYFYGEFRLMKKQKNKRSETEMTPTEIESV; this is encoded by the exons ATGGAAGACAAAGGACTAAGCACCAAGATGAGGAGAATCCTCTTGCTGATTAACTGTCTAATACTCGCTGTTGGTGTTTGTGGTGGTCCTCTAATGATGCGTCTATATTATGTCGGGGGAGGTTCAAGAGTATGGTTTAGCAGTTGGTTACAAACTGGTGGTTGGCCACTCACCCTTATACCTCTTGCCATCCTATATTTTTATCGTCGAAAGTCCAAGGGTGCTGATGCCAAAGTTTGCTTAATAACACCCCAGATTTTCATTGCATCATTTGTCCTTGGCGTTGGCACTGGTATTGATGATTTTCTCTATTCGTGGGGCGGGTCAAAGCTCCCCGTATCAACCTCTTCACTTCTTCTTGCTGCACAACTTGGCTTCACAGCAGTAGGTGCTTTTTTCATAGTGAAGCTGAAGTTCACACCCTACTCTATCAATGCAGTGATTCTACTAACAGTTGGTGCTGTTTTATTGGGTATTCGATCTAATGGTGATAAGCCAGCGGGTGTGACAAGTAAAGCCTATGTTCTTGGTTTTATAATGACACTTCTGGCAGCAGCTTTGTATGGAATCATTTTGCCTAGtattgagttgatttacttgaaggCAAAACAAGCTATTACTGTTACGTTGGTGTTGGAGATTCAGATGGTCATGTGTTTTGCTGCTACTACTTTTTGCACGATAGGAATGGTCGCCAATAAGGACTTTCAG GCAATATCAAGGGAGGCAATCCAATTTAATCTCGGAGAAGCTAGATATTATACAGTGATAATATGGACTGCCATTCTTTGGCAATGTTTCTTTGTGGGGGCTGTTGGAGTTATCTATTGTTCTTCTGCTTTAATGTCTGGGGTTATAATAGCAGTTTTACTACCTGTTACTGAAGTATTGGCTATAGTTTTCTTTAGTGAAAAGTTTTCAGGTGAAAAGGGCgtttctcttttcctctctctTTGGGGTTTCGTCTCATACTTCTACGGAGAATTCAGACTaatgaagaagcagaagaataaaAGATCAGAAACTGAGATGACACCAACAGAAATCGAATCTGTTTGA